The DNA segment CATGACAACGCGCCAAAGAGCGACTCAAGTATAAGACTCAACGTATCGAAAAAACCTTCGCCGTGTGTGCTTAGCCATTCCAAGCCCGCGTCGATGGCGTCGTCGATGTTTGAAGTCCAGTTGACGCTTTCCATCGTCTCTATCCCTGTGACTGTATTAAAGCGCTAGTGCTTCGTCTTGGGCTCTGCCCTTGACGCCTTGCAAAAGGCTCCGAGTGGTGACTACGCCGACGATCTTCCCGTCATCCACCACGGCTATACCGTCCTGCTTCTGCTCCAAGTTGATCTTGATGAGTTGGTCTACGTCCGCGTCCGGAGCTACCTTGGTCAGGCTAGCAAAATCGATGGTCGGATTGGCGCTGCGGTAACTGTCGATCGGGTGCATCATGGAGTGCGCCTTCACGAGGTGGAGTCGCGAGATACCGGCCACAAAGTCCGAAACATAAGAGTCGGCAGGGTTAAGCACGATTTGTTCGGCGGTACCAACCTGGATGATTGCACCGTCTTTCATGATTGCGATGCGGTCTCCAATGCGAATGGCTTCATCCAGGTCGTGCGTGATGAATATCGCCGATTTGCCGAGTGATTTTGACAGATCGCGAAATTCGTCCTGGAGTTGACGCCGGATCAAAGGATCGAGGGCGCTGAATGGTTCGTCCATCAGAATCACTTCAGGATCTGCAGCCAATGCTCGGGAGAGCCCAACGCGTTGCTGCATACCACCGGACAGTTCACTCGGGTAACGGTCACCCCAATCAGCGAGCCCGACCTTTGCAAGGGCGGCCTGCGCGAGCTGCTTGCGTTTATCCTTTTCGATCTTTTGGACTTCAAGTCCAAACGCTACGTTTTCGAGCACAGTGCGGTGTGGGAGCAAGGCTACGCTTTGAAAAACCATGCCGACATTGCGGGCACGGGTCTCACGCAGTTGCTGCGACGACATTGCTCCCAAATCCGTACCGCGATAAAAAACCTGTCCAAGCGTGGGCTCGATCAAGCGGTTGAACATCCGGATCAGAGTTGACTTGCCGCTGCCCGAAAGGCCCATAATGCAGAAGATTTCACCTTTCTGAAGCGAGAGGCTGACATCGCTGACACCAACCACGCAACCGAACTCTTTCAGGATGTCTGCCTTGGTGGCGCCTCGTTCAGTGATCGCCGCTATAGCTTTTGAGGATTTCTCCCCAAAGACCTTCCAAACGCCGTGACACTTGAGCAATGGCTGGTTTTCTAGTGATGTGCTTGCGTACATGATTGTGCTCTTTGATTTACGCCGCCAGTCGAGTGTTGCGGTCGTGCAGTTGGCAGCCGGTAAGCGCTGGTTCATCGGCCAAGGGCGCACGGCGAGCAGTACATTTTGCCAAGCAAGAGCATACTCTGCCGGACATCAATGCGCTATACGTCAACGACTTAGCGCAGCAAACTGCTGCGCTAAGTCCGCTAGTCTGCCGTTATTGAATGGACCACTTCTCAACGACGGAGGTATTCGCCGCCCACCAGTCGTCGGCGGCCTGTTCGGCGGTCTTGCCATCAGCCATTTCGATGCACATCTGGCCGATATCGCCAATGGGCAGGAATACGGTAGAGATGTTCGCCCGCAGCTCCGGATTCTGTGCGGAGAAGCCCTTGTTTGCTATCCAGTAGTAGGACTGGGTCGGGGGGAAAACCTTCTTGGGGTCTTTAAGGAACTTCACGTCGAACTTATGCATCATCCAGGAAGGATCCCAGAGCATCGTAACAATTGGCTCTTTGCGCTCGATAGCCGACTGCAACTGGGCCACCATTGCGGCGGTACTGCCTTCAACGATTTGATAATTGAGCTTGTATTCGTCGACGGCCCTTGCTGCGTCGCGCATGATGCCGGATCCTGGCTCGATACCGATAATCTTGCCCCCGACCTGATCGCTGACCGTATTCAACTGATCGATCGAGTCGATCTTCATGTATGAAGGTACCGCGAGGGTCTGATAGTTGCCGTACGAAACCACAGAGACCTTTTCGAGCTTCTTGCGATTTTTTTGCCAATAATCCGACGTGACGTAGTCTGGCAACGCGACCATCAGATCCACGTCCTTCTTCTCCAATGCGGCAAATGCAATACCCCATTCGGAAAACTCGGTGACGTCGACCTTGTATCCCTGCTTCTCCAGGAACTTTTTGGTCACCAGCGTGATTGTCTTCTCATCTTCCCAGCCCATGGTTCCAATCTTGACAGACTTATCCTGAGCTTGAGCAGGCATCCAAGCCAATGTCGCCATGGCGGCAGCGGCTACAAATTTCAGTATCTTTTTCATGTGATTCCCCTTTTCTTTCGAGGCGTTTGGCTTGTTCGCTGCTGCATTTGAAAGCTTGAAGAAGGCAATATCCTTCAAGCATCGATGAAGTAGCGCTGCTGCATGAACGTCCGGCTTGTGCCGGGGCCTTGGATCATCTCGCGATCTCCCTTTGGCGCCTTAAGCTTAATCCGTTTGCAAAAACGTCATAGACCGAAAAATGCAGCTCTTTGATAAAATGAGCTTATGTATGGTTCAAACTTGACGCGCTGTCTCTGGCCTAAACTCTCTGATAGAATGCAAGAAAATCCAGTAAACCTAACATGTTGGGACGCCCGGGTACCCCTTAATCGATGTGGAGGTAAAATGATGACGCTTGCGGGAAAATCTATATTAGTGACTGGCGCCACCGGCGGCATTGGTCGACCATTAGTTAAGATTCTTGCGGCTCAGGGCGCGAGGCCGATCATACACTACGGTCGCAAGAAGAAGGATGCTGAGGCGCTCCTTGAAGAGATTTCTGGCAACGGCGCGGTCGTACATGCCGACCTCACCATTCCGTCAGAAGCTCGTGAGCTTTGGCAGAGAGCGGAACGCGCAGCGGGTGAGATTTACGCACTTGTAAACAACGCGGGAATACGTTCCGAAGTGACTGTCAATGCCGACCCAGTTACCTGGGCCTCGACCTGGGAGCGCGAGTTTCGTGTAAACTTCTTCGCTGCAGCAGACCTTTGCAAAGAAGCTGTTCAGCATTTCATCCCGCGTAAGGGTGGGCGGATTGTCAGTATTGCAAGCCGGGCAGGGCAGCGTGGCTATGCGGCGGATGCAATGCCGTATGGTGCTTCAAAGGCTGCACTCATTAACTTGAGCCGATCACTTGCTCGCTCGTTTGGCGAACATGGCATCGTCTCGGTAGCTGTCGCGCCCGGATGGGTGCGGACGGAGATGGTCGAAGGTTTGTTGGACCGTGTTGGAGAAGAGGCCGCGACTGCAGACATCCCAATTGGACGGATGGCGGACCCGCAGGAGGTTGCGGAGATCGTGGCATTTGCGCTGCAACCGTCACAAATGTCGATAAACGGCGCTACGATTGATGTTAATGGTGGAAGCTATATCCGATAGTAGCCGAAAAAGAGCTGCGCTTGGGCGCTTGTCTGGACAAGGATTACGGTGCAATCGCTCCAGTGAGCTTCTCCCCTTCGAGAAGGTTATGCCGCTCCGAAAGATCTCCCGCCGCCGTGACGTCTCTGTTGAAGATCGCCTCAAATATCGGCTTGTGTTGAGCAACGATTACCGAAGCATCGTCGATGAGGGCGTCACTTGAGCGGATATAGACCCGAATTTGCTGTTCGATAAGCTCATACTGCTGTCTCAGTCGCGCATGGTCGGCAGCAAGCACAATGGCTTTGTGGAAGCCGAAGTCCGCATCGGCGATTGCCCCTGGTTTGCCAACTTGAGCGCTGTTGGCAATTTGTTTGAACGCATCTTCGATGGCTCTCATAGAGGTTTTGTCGGCTCGCTGTGCGGCGAGTTGCGCTGCGAGACGTTCCACGGCAGCGCGTAAAGTGTACAGCTCCCATACATCCCGACGAGTCAGCTCGACGACAGTCCAACCAGTGTAGGGGACCAGTGTGACGAGGCCTTCCTTGGCGAGCTGATGTAGAGCGGTGCGGATAGTGGCTCGCGAGAGTTCCATTTCCTCTGAGAGCTGAACCTCGGTTAGCCGAGAACCGGCTGGAATGGATCCGTCAACAATCCTACTCCGCAAGACGCCTAAAGCTCGCACATCCGCAGGCATCTTCTCGATTTTCGGCAACGCGATTCTGGTCATTTGTGTCTCGGCCTATGGGTGGGCGATTTCGGGGTTGTACCCGGCTAGCAGACTAATTCATACAAAAAAGTCATTTGGGCTATTGTCGACAATGGCTCATTTTGTTAGAGATTTGCTAAGGCGGCGCCGAACGCTCCGGTTCGTGTCTCCGCCCACACTGTCGCATCGAGAGAGGCCGTATGAGAAAAATACGCAACGCCGAGCAGCTTTGCTCGCACGGCGACGAGAAGTCGCGTCGGCTTGTCGCCGAGATCGCCGATCGGACGCTAGAGCGCTTGGATAGCTACGAGCGCATTAAAAGCATCATGCACATGGACGGTGACCGACTGCATATCGGTACTCGCTCGTGGGATCTGTCAAAGAAGCGCAATGTCTACCTTTTCGGTGCGGGCAAGGCTTGCAACCACATGGCTATGGCGGTCGACCATGTCCTTGGTGATCGGCTGACCCACGGTATCGCCATCGTCAAAATTCATGAGGACACAGACCGTTTCAACAAGACTCAAGTCTTTGTTGGCGGGCACCCGCTGCCGAATGAGGAAGGCCATCGCGCTTCCAAGAAGATTATCGAAACCGTAGACAGGGCAGGATCGGATGACCTCTTTATTGTCGTAGTAAGTGGCGGAAGCTCCGCTCTAATGTCATGCCCCATCGATGGCATAAGCCTGCAAGATGAGATCGACACGACGGATGTCCTTCTCAAGTCCGGTGCCGGTATCTATGAGATCAATGCTGTCCGACGGCACATCTCGGCACTCAACGGCGGCATGCTGGCGAAACGTATCCAAGATGTCGGCGCTGAACTGATCGGTATCGGTATCAGTGACGCTGTTGGATCGCCTGCGACCGGCGATATCGCTGTTCCTTATGCGGCCTACAAGAGCACGCCGATCGGGCCCGATGCCACCACGCTGGATGACGCCCGGGCAACGATTGTCAATTTCAATGTCGCAGATCGCCTTCCGAGGACCGTTGTCGACTTCTTGATGAACGCCGGGCCGGAATTCGAAACGCCAAAGGCCTTTCCGAACAATACGTATTTCCTGCTAAACACCCTACCTGACTCCTGCATCTACGCCCGCGAAGTCTGCGAGGAGATGGGTATCCCCGCGATGATCGTATCGTCCTTTCTTGAGGGCGAAAGTAGGGACGCTGGCACCTTCTTCGCTTCAATGGCAAGGGAGATCCAGACCTACGGCAATCCAATCAAGCCGCCATGCGTGTTGTTGAGTTCTGGCGAGGTTACCACCCAGATTCTCGACAACAGTGTGATCCGAGGGCACGGCGGTCCTGGGCAAGAAATGGCCGTTAGCTTCGCCATCACAGCCTCGAAGACGAAAGGCGCCTGTCTGCTGTCGATCGACAGCGAGGGCACTGACGGAACCGCAAAAGTTGCGGGCGGGATCACGGATTCTTCAAGCCTGAAGATGGCAGCCGAGAAGGGCATCAATCTCTACCAGGCGCTGCGCGAGCACAGCTGCTTCGAGGCTCTCGAAGCAATCGGCTCGACGGTCTTTACCGGAAACACCGGCACCAACCTCTGCGATCTGAACATCGTTTATATCCCCGCACCGGAGAGCGCGAAGTAACATGGAAGACAGGATCACCTCCGTTACGGCTCAGCAGATAATCGATTGCAAATGTCGACCAGCTGTAGAAGTCGAAGTTCGCACTGAGAGCGGTGCAGTTGGGCGGGGCGCCGCGCCAACGGGTACATCGGTAGGGATGTATGAGGCGTTTGTCCTTCGAGATGGCGACCCTTCGAGCTACAAGGGTCTGAGTGTGCATAAGGCAGTAGATGCTGCCCAGAATGTCATCGGCCCCGAACTAATCGGCATGAACGTGTTCGATCAGCGTGCCATCGACGAGAAAATGATCTCGCTAGACGGCACGCCTGACAAAAAGAAACTGGGCGGCAATACCATCTATTCTGTTTCGATTGCAGTGTTTCGGGCTGCGGCCGACGCTCGCCGTATTCCACTCTACGACCACATCGCAGGCGGCAAGATCAGAACAGTTCCGGTCCCTTGCTTCAATATCGTCAACGGCGGGAAGTATGAAGGCTTCACCCAGGCCTTCAATGAGTTTCTGATCGTTCCGTACGATACGGACAGTATTGATTTTGCGATCGAAATGGCGGTCACTGTCTTTCAAAAGCTCTCTGACGTCCTCACGGAGTATCTCGGCCACAAGCCGCAGGTAGCAAGTTCCTATGGATACGCGGCTCCGTCGCACGATCCGGAGATCATCCTTGGCCTGATGCAGAAGGCGATCGACCGATGCGGCTACTCCGGCCGGATTGCTTTCGCGTTAGACTGTGCATCGAGCGAAATGTACGACAAGGATACGGAGACCTATCTGCTCAAGGGGCAGCGAGTGTCCTCCGACCAGCTCATTGCGTATGCCAAGGGTCTTACAGAACGCTTCGACCTCGTATTCATCGAGGACCTGTTGGACGAAAATGATTGGGATGGGTATCGCAAGGCCGTTATCGAACTCGATCGGACGATCGTTCTGGGCGATGATCTCACTGTTACTAACCTGGCGCTGCTGAAAAAGGCTCATGAGACGCGGGCTATTGCTGGGTTTGTCCTCAAGCCAAATCAGGTAGGCACGATCACTGAGGCGTTAGATGCGTACCGCTTTGCCAATGAGAACGGTTTGATTGCCGTGCCATCTGGGCGATCTGGTGGCGTCGTCGACGACGTGGTCATGGATTTCTCCGTCGGCCTTCAGGTGCCCTTCCAGAAGAACGGTGCGCCTCGCTCCGGAGAGCGCATTGAAAAGCTGAACTTCTTGATGCGAGCGAACGCTAGAAGTTCCGACTGCCGTCTCTACGACATCAAGCCACTGCTGAAATTTTAGTTCTGCCGACCACGCGGTCCGGTAAAGGCCCATCCTTTGCTCACGCTCAACCAACCAACACAATGGGAACGGATACCTCAATGTCCACAAAGATCGATTTTCTCTACCTGTCCGAGCCAGACATGATCGCGGCCGGTGTTCTTGACGCCGCACGCTGCGTCGCCATCTGCGAGGAGACTTTCAGCCTCTTAGGTGAAGGAGACTACCTAATGGGCGGCGCGAACCACAACAATCACGGCTTGAACATCGTATTCCCAAAGGAAACTCCCTTTCCGAACATGCCAGTGGCCGGACCGGATCGCCGTTTTGCGGCGATGCCGGGATACCTTGGGGGGCGCTTCGATGTCTGCGGAAACAAGTGGTACGGCTCAAATCATGCAAACACCCAGAAGGGACTTCCCCGATCGATCCTCACCATGATGTTGAACGACAAGGACACAGGCGCCCCCTTGTCCTTGATGTCCGCCAACCTCCTGAGCGCCGCACGAACAGGTGCCGTACCGGGAGTAGCCGCGAAGCACTTGGCGAATAAGGACGCCAAGACGGTTTCGATCGTCGGCTGCGGCCCGATCAATAAATCGTGCTTCACTGCAATCATGACGCAGCTGCCGAACGTTGAGAAAGTTGTCTGCTTCGATGTGTTCCTTGATAAGGCGAACGAACACGCTCGCTGGGTCGAGGAAAATTACAAGGTTTCCGCCGTTGGCGTGGATGACGCCGAGACTGGCTTCACAAATGCCGACGTCATCACCGTCGCTGCCTCACGGCTGAAACCGCTGTTCTTCAAGGACGAGTGGATCAAACCGGGTGCCACGATCCTTGTTTCCGGTCCCGTGAACACCGATGAGGCGTTCCTGACAAGCTGCAAGATCGTCTACGATCACACTGCACTCCAGGAAGCCTATGTCGAGGACGCGATCGCCTCGGGGAACAAAGAAGCCTATTACAGTGGCGTCATAGGCGGACCGTTCTACCGCCTGATTGACGCAGGGAAGCTTCCGGCACTGAAGGATTCGATTGGGCTCGGCGATGTGGTCAATGGCAAGAAGCCCGGCCGCGAGAGTGCTTCTGATCGCATCATTTTTATCGCCTGCGGTATGGCGGTGTTCGATATCAGCTGGGGCTTCGAGGTCTATCAGAACGCCTTGAAGAACGGAATCGGCACGTCGCTCAACCTCTGGGAAAAGCCGAGTCTCGCTTGAAGCGATCGGCTGGTGGTCGGCGTGATTGACGCTGGCCACTCCCAGACTTCGCTGCTGGACCATTCTAGCGACATTGAGAAGCCAAGAGAGTGTAGGATGATATCGTCGCGTATCGGGGAAAAGCCGGGTCCCATAGATCTGTTTCTCAACCCAATCTCAGCTGCAACGGCGCCGCGTCGCTCGTATGGACCCCGAAGGTTGGCGCTACAGCAGATTGTCGGGTCATTCGCTGATTGCCTCCTGAAGCACGATGCGAGCATGATGGCGAAGTTTGTGGGATGCAAAATCATACATCTGTTGTCGAATGTCGGACACGCAAACCCGCCGCGCATGGGGCACAGAAACTTTCCGCTCCGCTCTCATATGGATGCCGTCTGCGAAGCGTCGAAACTGCTTGGCCCCGAACTTACGAGCATCGGGTGCGGACTCATCGCTCTGATGGACGACCTCGATTGGTACCGGGGACAGAGCGGAGCCTATGCCAGCGTAAATTTCGCTGATGGGCACGCTCATGCCATACTTGTCGGCCCTGGGGGCTTGGAAGAGCGCTCAGATGTCCGGATGGGCGTTACTCTACTCGCACCGTACACCCGCTTTCCTGACCATTGGCTTACTTATTCCCGCGTGATCCTGCCGATTTCACAAGGCGAGTTTCGCATCGAGACCGGTGAATGGCAGCGCGTAGAGCCGGGATCTCTTCAATTTCATCCAACCGGTCACCCGATTGCAATCCGATGCACATCGAAGCCTTTTCTCGCCCTTTGGGCACAGAAGCTTTCAGTCTGAAGGCACGCGTTGGCATCTGAGGCAGTTATCTCGCAAGCCCACAACGTTGGGCCCTCGCTACTGGAGCGCACAAGTGAACACCTTACCTACCGTCGCCAAGTCCCGCCTAGAAACATCCTTCCTCACGAGTGTCGATTCTTACATCGACCACGCACTCAGTCATTTGAGCTTATCCGATGGATTGGCAGAGCGGATCAAAGCCTGCAATTCGACCTATACGGTTCGCTTCGGCGTTCGGCTACGCGGACGAATGTATAGTTTCACGGGCTGGCGTTCTGTTCACAGCGAGCATGTCGAACCAGCCAAGGGTGGCATCCGCTACTCTTTGCTGTCGGATCAAGAAGAGGTTGAAGCGCTTGCAGCTCTGATGAGCCTCAAATGTGCCGTGGTTGACGTACCATTCGGAGGTTCGAAAGGCGCACTACGGATCGATCCTTCGGAGTGGGAGCCCCACGAGTTGGAGCGCATCACACGCCGCTTTACCCAGGAACTTGCGAAGCGGAATCTAATTTGTCCCGGCCGCAACGTTCCGGCGCCCGATATGGGCACAGGTGAACGCGAAATGGCTTGGATGGCCGATGAATACAAGCGGACAGGCCCATCCGATGTCGTCAACGCAAACGCCTGTGTAACGGGCAAGCCGCTTGCAAGGGGAGGGATTGCGGGAAGGACGGAGGCGACAGGGCGAGGAGTGCAATTTGCCATCCAGAGCTACCTTCGAGATACGAACGAGCCGGGAATAGACGGCCGTCGCGATCTCGGGCAGATGACGATCGTCGTGCAGGGATTTGGAAACGTTGGCTATCACGCCGCCAAGTTCCTAAGCGAGGATGATGGTGCCAAGGTAATCGCAATTGTGGAGCGTGACGGGTATATCGCCAACATGAAGGGCCTCCCAATCGAGGAGGTCAAACGCTACCAGGCCGCGCATGGCACGATTCTTGGCTTTCCCGGCGCGACGAGCGTCGCAGAGCCTGGTGCCGGTCTCAACGTCGAATGCGACATACTGATACCGGCAGCAATGGAAAATGCGATAACGGAAGAAAACGTCTCTGCGATCCGCGCGAGACTGATCGCGGAGGGCGCTAACGGTCCGGTAAGCTTTGGAGCAGAGCAAGCGCTGACCGAACGGGGCGTTGTTGTGCTACCCGACCTTTTCGTGAACGCAGGGGGTGTGGTTGTCAGCTATTTCGAATGGGTGAAGAACATCACCCATATTTCCTTCGGATTGATGGAGAGGCGTCGGCGAGAGCGCCGGAATCTTCAGATAACCCAGGCAATGGAAGCCATGACTGACAAGCCATTTCCTGAGGACCAGAAAGATGAATTTCTGGAGGGCGGCGGGGAAATTGATCTCGTGAGATCCGGTTTGGAAGACGTCATGAGGAGCGCGTACGACAACATTGCAGCACTCAAGCGTTCG comes from the Rhizobium sp. NXC24 genome and includes:
- a CDS encoding betaine/proline/choline family ABC transporter ATP-binding protein (Members of the family are the ATP-binding subunit of ABC transporters for substrates such as betaine, L-proline or other amino acids, choline, carnitine, etc. The substrate specificity is best determined from the substrate-binding subunit, rather than this subunit, as it interacts with the permease subunit and not with substrate directly.), with the protein product MYASTSLENQPLLKCHGVWKVFGEKSSKAIAAITERGATKADILKEFGCVVGVSDVSLSLQKGEIFCIMGLSGSGKSTLIRMFNRLIEPTLGQVFYRGTDLGAMSSQQLRETRARNVGMVFQSVALLPHRTVLENVAFGLEVQKIEKDKRKQLAQAALAKVGLADWGDRYPSELSGGMQQRVGLSRALAADPEVILMDEPFSALDPLIRRQLQDEFRDLSKSLGKSAIFITHDLDEAIRIGDRIAIMKDGAIIQVGTAEQIVLNPADSYVSDFVAGISRLHLVKAHSMMHPIDSYRSANPTIDFASLTKVAPDADVDQLIKINLEQKQDGIAVVDDGKIVGVVTTRSLLQGVKGRAQDEALAL
- a CDS encoding glycine betaine ABC transporter substrate-binding protein: MKKILKFVAAAAMATLAWMPAQAQDKSVKIGTMGWEDEKTITLVTKKFLEKQGYKVDVTEFSEWGIAFAALEKKDVDLMVALPDYVTSDYWQKNRKKLEKVSVVSYGNYQTLAVPSYMKIDSIDQLNTVSDQVGGKIIGIEPGSGIMRDAARAVDEYKLNYQIVEGSTAAMVAQLQSAIERKEPIVTMLWDPSWMMHKFDVKFLKDPKKVFPPTQSYYWIANKGFSAQNPELRANISTVFLPIGDIGQMCIEMADGKTAEQAADDWWAANTSVVEKWSIQ
- a CDS encoding SDR family NAD(P)-dependent oxidoreductase, which encodes MTLAGKSILVTGATGGIGRPLVKILAAQGARPIIHYGRKKKDAEALLEEISGNGAVVHADLTIPSEARELWQRAERAAGEIYALVNNAGIRSEVTVNADPVTWASTWEREFRVNFFAAADLCKEAVQHFIPRKGGRIVSIASRAGQRGYAADAMPYGASKAALINLSRSLARSFGEHGIVSVAVAPGWVRTEMVEGLLDRVGEEAATADIPIGRMADPQEVAEIVAFALQPSQMSINGATIDVNGGSYIR
- a CDS encoding GntR family transcriptional regulator, with protein sequence MTRIALPKIEKMPADVRALGVLRSRIVDGSIPAGSRLTEVQLSEEMELSRATIRTALHQLAKEGLVTLVPYTGWTVVELTRRDVWELYTLRAAVERLAAQLAAQRADKTSMRAIEDAFKQIANSAQVGKPGAIADADFGFHKAIVLAADHARLRQQYELIEQQIRVYIRSSDALIDDASVIVAQHKPIFEAIFNRDVTAAGDLSERHNLLEGEKLTGAIAP
- a CDS encoding DUF4147 domain-containing protein, with amino-acid sequence MRKIRNAEQLCSHGDEKSRRLVAEIADRTLERLDSYERIKSIMHMDGDRLHIGTRSWDLSKKRNVYLFGAGKACNHMAMAVDHVLGDRLTHGIAIVKIHEDTDRFNKTQVFVGGHPLPNEEGHRASKKIIETVDRAGSDDLFIVVVSGGSSALMSCPIDGISLQDEIDTTDVLLKSGAGIYEINAVRRHISALNGGMLAKRIQDVGAELIGIGISDAVGSPATGDIAVPYAAYKSTPIGPDATTLDDARATIVNFNVADRLPRTVVDFLMNAGPEFETPKAFPNNTYFLLNTLPDSCIYAREVCEEMGIPAMIVSSFLEGESRDAGTFFASMAREIQTYGNPIKPPCVLLSSGEVTTQILDNSVIRGHGGPGQEMAVSFAITASKTKGACLLSIDSEGTDGTAKVAGGITDSSSLKMAAEKGINLYQALREHSCFEALEAIGSTVFTGNTGTNLCDLNIVYIPAPESAK
- a CDS encoding phosphopyruvate hydratase, giving the protein MEDRITSVTAQQIIDCKCRPAVEVEVRTESGAVGRGAAPTGTSVGMYEAFVLRDGDPSSYKGLSVHKAVDAAQNVIGPELIGMNVFDQRAIDEKMISLDGTPDKKKLGGNTIYSVSIAVFRAAADARRIPLYDHIAGGKIRTVPVPCFNIVNGGKYEGFTQAFNEFLIVPYDTDSIDFAIEMAVTVFQKLSDVLTEYLGHKPQVASSYGYAAPSHDPEIILGLMQKAIDRCGYSGRIAFALDCASSEMYDKDTETYLLKGQRVSSDQLIAYAKGLTERFDLVFIEDLLDENDWDGYRKAVIELDRTIVLGDDLTVTNLALLKKAHETRAIAGFVLKPNQVGTITEALDAYRFANENGLIAVPSGRSGGVVDDVVMDFSVGLQVPFQKNGAPRSGERIEKLNFLMRANARSSDCRLYDIKPLLKF
- a CDS encoding tyramine oxidase subunit B gives rise to the protein MGTDTSMSTKIDFLYLSEPDMIAAGVLDAARCVAICEETFSLLGEGDYLMGGANHNNHGLNIVFPKETPFPNMPVAGPDRRFAAMPGYLGGRFDVCGNKWYGSNHANTQKGLPRSILTMMLNDKDTGAPLSLMSANLLSAARTGAVPGVAAKHLANKDAKTVSIVGCGPINKSCFTAIMTQLPNVEKVVCFDVFLDKANEHARWVEENYKVSAVGVDDAETGFTNADVITVAASRLKPLFFKDEWIKPGATILVSGPVNTDEAFLTSCKIVYDHTALQEAYVEDAIASGNKEAYYSGVIGGPFYRLIDAGKLPALKDSIGLGDVVNGKKPGRESASDRIIFIACGMAVFDISWGFEVYQNALKNGIGTSLNLWEKPSLA
- a CDS encoding dimethylsulfonioproprionate lyase family protein codes for the protein MMAKFVGCKIIHLLSNVGHANPPRMGHRNFPLRSHMDAVCEASKLLGPELTSIGCGLIALMDDLDWYRGQSGAYASVNFADGHAHAILVGPGGLEERSDVRMGVTLLAPYTRFPDHWLTYSRVILPISQGEFRIETGEWQRVEPGSLQFHPTGHPIAIRCTSKPFLALWAQKLSV
- a CDS encoding Glu/Leu/Phe/Val dehydrogenase — protein: MNTLPTVAKSRLETSFLTSVDSYIDHALSHLSLSDGLAERIKACNSTYTVRFGVRLRGRMYSFTGWRSVHSEHVEPAKGGIRYSLLSDQEEVEALAALMSLKCAVVDVPFGGSKGALRIDPSEWEPHELERITRRFTQELAKRNLICPGRNVPAPDMGTGEREMAWMADEYKRTGPSDVVNANACVTGKPLARGGIAGRTEATGRGVQFAIQSYLRDTNEPGIDGRRDLGQMTIVVQGFGNVGYHAAKFLSEDDGAKVIAIVERDGYIANMKGLPIEEVKRYQAAHGTILGFPGATSVAEPGAGLNVECDILIPAAMENAITEENVSAIRARLIAEGANGPVSFGAEQALTERGVVVLPDLFVNAGGVVVSYFEWVKNITHISFGLMERRRRERRNLQITQAMEAMTDKPFPEDQKDEFLEGGGEIDLVRSGLEDVMRSAYDNIAALKRSSPQIKTFRTAAYVIAIRKIADAYQAIGI